From Armatimonadota bacterium:
CGACATCCCGGCGCCCGACGTCTACACCGATCCCCAGATCATGGGCTGGATGATGGACGAGTACAGCAAGCTCACCGGCCACTACTGCCCGGGCGCAATCACCGGCAAGCCGCTGGCGCTTGGCGGGTCGCACGGGCGCGGAGATGCAACCGCCCGCGGCACCATCTTCGCCATCCGCGAAGCCTGCAAGCATCTGGGGGTCAACCCCAAGGGCGCCACCGTAGCCGTGCAAGGCTTCGGCAATGCCGGCTCCTACTCGGCGCTGCTGGCGGAGCGCCTGCTGGGCTGCCGCGTGGTGGCGATCAGCGACTCCAGGGGCGGCGTCACGAACATGCGCGGCATTGATTCCTCCGCCGCGGCCGCGCACAAGCTGGAGACGGGCGCGGTAATGGGCCTACCTGACACGGTTCCTCTGAGCAATGCTGATCTGTTGGAACTGGAGGTGGACATCCTCATCCCCGCCGCGCTGGAGAGGGAGATCACCGCCGCCAACGCGGATCGTGTCCGGGCCCGGATCATCGCCGAAGGGGCCAACGGCCCGACCACGCTCGAGGCCGACGACATTCTGTCCCGAAAGGGCGCGTTCATCATCCCCGACTTCCTGTGCAATGCCGGCGGGGTCATCGTGTCGTACTTCGAGACCGTGCAGAAC
This genomic window contains:
- a CDS encoding Glu/Leu/Phe/Val dehydrogenase; this encodes MTTAVVTAAESSAYEMAQAQLDKAARVLNLDPAVHAVLRQPMRELHVSLLVTMDDGSIRVFKGYRVQHNDARGPAKGGIRFHPGETVDTIRALACWMTWKCALADIPFGGGKGGVICDPKHMSAGELQRLSRAYIDAVYRVLGPDLDIPAPDVYTDPQIMGWMMDEYSKLTGHYCPGAITGKPLALGGSHGRGDATARGTIFAIREACKHLGVNPKGATVAVQGFGNAGSYSALLAERLLGCRVVAISDSRGGVTNMRGIDSSAAAAHKLETGAVMGLPDTVPLSNADLLELEVDILIPAALEREITAANADRVRARIIAEGANGPTTLEADDILSRKGAFIIPDFLCNAGGVIVSYFETVQNRQSLYWEEADVHERLDGKITKAFRDVLAASQQYQTDMRTAAYCVALGRVTEAMRLRGWIRS